The Vibrio echinoideorum genome includes a region encoding these proteins:
- a CDS encoding sugar O-acetyltransferase, with the protein MDIKAKMHNQDIYYCDDVDLVAEQTQCLEVLYDFNHTRPSEGEKRQQIMKQLFAEVGEGCYIEPPLHANWGRHTHLGNNVYVNFNLTLVDDTDVFIGDNVMIAPNVTIATGTHPISPELRLKAAQFNIPVRIGNNVWLGAHTVVLPGVTIGENSVIGAGSIVTKDIPANVVAVGNPCRVVREISENDREFYHKDRRIPDELK; encoded by the coding sequence ATGGATATAAAGGCTAAAATGCACAACCAAGACATTTATTACTGTGACGATGTTGATTTGGTTGCTGAGCAAACACAATGCTTAGAAGTGCTTTATGACTTCAACCACACTCGCCCGAGTGAAGGTGAAAAACGCCAACAGATCATGAAGCAGCTATTTGCTGAAGTGGGTGAAGGTTGCTACATCGAGCCACCGTTACATGCTAACTGGGGGCGACATACGCACCTAGGCAATAACGTATATGTGAACTTTAACCTAACTCTGGTCGACGATACTGACGTATTCATTGGTGATAACGTGATGATCGCGCCAAACGTAACCATCGCCACCGGCACACATCCCATCAGCCCTGAACTCAGACTCAAAGCTGCCCAATTTAATATTCCTGTACGTATCGGTAATAACGTATGGCTTGGCGCGCACACAGTAGTGCTTCCAGGAGTCACCATTGGTGAAAATTCAGTAATAGGTGCAGGCAGCATCGTTACTAAAGACATCCCAGCCAATGTGGTCGCAGTTGGCAATCCGTGTCGTGTGGTACGTGAAATCAGTGAAAACGATCGAGAGTTTTACCATAAAGACCGCCGCATTCCTGATGAATTAAAGTAA
- a CDS encoding HD domain-containing protein produces MEEIKGILQFMVEIEKLKDVSRQTKPVGLNRYENSAEHSWHVCLSALMLKDYANEEIDITRVMKMLLIHDLGEIDAGDTIIYASETEENKLKERNCVERLLKSLPSQLRTEYLDLWLEFEAGESPEARFGKAIDRVPPLLHNIHGGGHSWKKHNISKDKVLTFNGERISKGSRALWKELEVQLEGAADKGLLK; encoded by the coding sequence GTGGAAGAAATAAAAGGCATTTTGCAGTTCATGGTAGAGATCGAAAAGCTAAAAGATGTCTCTCGCCAAACGAAACCTGTTGGGTTAAATCGTTATGAAAACTCAGCAGAGCACAGTTGGCATGTCTGTTTAAGTGCTCTGATGCTGAAAGACTATGCCAATGAAGAAATCGATATTACGCGAGTGATGAAGATGCTGTTGATTCATGATCTTGGGGAAATCGATGCCGGAGACACCATCATTTATGCCAGTGAAACTGAAGAAAACAAGCTCAAAGAGAGAAACTGCGTCGAGCGTTTGCTGAAATCACTGCCGAGCCAATTAAGAACCGAGTACTTGGATCTATGGCTTGAGTTCGAAGCGGGTGAGTCACCGGAAGCCAGGTTTGGTAAGGCGATCGATAGAGTGCCGCCATTACTTCATAACATCCATGGTGGTGGTCATAGCTGGAAGAAGCACAACATATCTAAAGATAAAGTACTGACCTTTAATGGCGAGCGTATTTCTAAAGGCAGTCGTGCTCTATGGAAAGAGCTAGAAGTGCAACTTGAAGGGGCTGCGGACAAAGGGCTATTAAAGTAA
- a CDS encoding pseudouridine synthase — translation MCEMWCRRLMRLDKYLCKSTELTKLEAIERIQNGAVIVNSETVTDESTQVHESNDIQLNGTALKLREFRYILMHKPAGTICSNIDEVYPSLFNYLDLDKASELHIAGRLDADTTGLVLITDDGRWSFNITLPTKSCKKVYRVTLSRDIKDDVADKFKAGVQLQGEKAPTRPAELEVLSPKEVLLTITEGKFHQVKRMFAAVGNRVVGLHREQIGEVSLDVEEGQWRYLTNDEVASFSSH, via the coding sequence TTGTGCGAAATGTGGTGCAGACGATTAATGCGCCTTGATAAATACCTTTGTAAAAGCACGGAACTGACCAAGCTAGAAGCGATTGAACGAATCCAGAATGGCGCGGTGATTGTAAACAGTGAAACTGTGACAGATGAATCGACTCAGGTTCATGAAAGCAACGACATTCAGCTGAACGGAACAGCGCTTAAACTGCGTGAGTTCCGATATATCTTAATGCACAAACCTGCGGGCACCATCTGTTCCAATATCGACGAAGTGTACCCATCGCTTTTCAATTACTTAGACTTAGATAAAGCATCTGAATTGCACATCGCAGGGCGGTTAGACGCCGACACTACCGGTTTAGTGTTGATCACCGATGATGGCCGTTGGTCTTTCAATATCACATTGCCGACTAAGTCGTGTAAAAAGGTATACCGCGTGACATTGTCACGCGATATCAAAGACGATGTCGCAGATAAGTTCAAAGCGGGGGTTCAGCTGCAAGGTGAGAAAGCACCAACTCGCCCCGCAGAATTAGAAGTGTTAAGCCCGAAAGAAGTATTACTAACTATCACAGAAGGTAAGTTTCACCAGGTTAAACGAATGTTTGCTGCAGTAGGTAACCGTGTTGTCGGGCTTCACCGAGAGCAAATAGGCGAAGTAAGCTTGGATGTCGAAGAAGGCCAGTGGCGATACCTCACTAACGATGAAGTTGCGTCTTTTTCCAGTCACTGA
- a CDS encoding P-loop NTPase family protein — protein MKKVAVFGKPGSGKSTVSKALASAINLPLHQLDSLVYKPSGELVDKEVFKDIHDKIVSSETWIIDGLGPISLFYNRLEEADTLVYIDLPYSVSYWFVTKRLLKGLFVKPEGWPEGSSVFKGTLQSYKILKLCPKFWNDEFMIKLLEKYPMKEVHVIKTVAELNDFASKSVMKEQR, from the coding sequence ATGAAAAAAGTAGCCGTTTTTGGTAAGCCAGGCAGTGGAAAATCGACAGTAAGCAAAGCACTCGCTTCTGCCATCAATTTGCCACTTCATCAATTAGACTCCTTGGTATACAAACCAAGTGGTGAATTAGTCGATAAAGAAGTATTCAAAGACATTCATGATAAAATAGTGAGTTCAGAAACGTGGATCATAGATGGGCTAGGGCCTATCAGTTTGTTCTATAACCGTTTAGAAGAAGCCGACACGCTCGTTTATATCGACCTGCCTTATTCAGTCAGTTATTGGTTTGTCACAAAGCGTTTGCTTAAAGGGTTATTCGTCAAACCAGAAGGCTGGCCTGAAGGAAGTTCGGTTTTTAAAGGCACATTACAAAGCTATAAAATACTAAAACTGTGCCCAAAGTTTTGGAACGATGAATTTATGATTAAGTTACTTGAAAAATATCCAATGAAAGAGGTCCATGTAATCAAAACCGTTGCGGAGTTAAATGATTTTGCATCGAAGAGCGTTATGAAGGAACAGCGATGA
- a CDS encoding RraA family protein, producing MESDFSKLATTDYGNILSNDHFINFSIRPLWHGMPRIFGEAFTVQLTSGDNLMLHSAIYEAPEGSIIVVDGVDSEYAVAGGNVCAVAKSRGIKGFIIDGVIRDLSEISDMKFPVFAKGVHPVPGKKEVYSELGAPITCGGAKVSTGDIIVADVEGIVVIPRSRKDEVFLMASKKASDEASLTLAEWETSHRAKIAQAITSAKQKS from the coding sequence ATGGAGTCAGATTTTTCAAAACTTGCGACAACCGATTACGGAAACATATTAAGTAACGACCATTTTATCAACTTTAGCATTCGTCCTCTTTGGCACGGAATGCCGCGAATTTTTGGAGAAGCTTTTACTGTACAGTTAACTTCTGGTGATAATTTAATGCTTCATTCTGCAATATACGAAGCACCAGAAGGTTCTATCATTGTAGTGGATGGAGTTGATAGCGAATATGCAGTAGCCGGCGGTAATGTATGCGCAGTCGCTAAGAGTCGAGGTATCAAAGGTTTTATTATTGATGGTGTCATTCGAGATTTGAGTGAAATTTCAGATATGAAGTTTCCAGTTTTTGCGAAAGGTGTTCATCCAGTACCGGGAAAGAAAGAGGTCTATTCTGAATTGGGCGCTCCAATCACTTGCGGGGGAGCAAAGGTCTCGACGGGAGATATCATTGTTGCTGATGTAGAGGGTATTGTCGTTATTCCTAGATCAAGAAAAGATGAAGTGTTTCTAATGGCTTCAAAGAAAGCAAGTGACGAAGCTTCATTAACACTCGCTGAGTGGGAAACGAGTCATAGGGCTAAAATAGCCCAAGCAATAACTTCTGCGAAACAGAAATCCTAA
- a CDS encoding 2'-5' RNA ligase family protein, whose translation MIQSIYDGMWERFKVASEKNEHELDLNLLDQMNDTRRGVTALAYLNQGSQAVLDEILSFQRTVQQIEPDQYYHPLDELHLTVLSVISCVPEFELNQINVKAYVEIFSKVLRDADPVEINYRGITASPNCIVIQGFPVADTLEEIRDDLREQLSRAGLRVSFDSRYKQVTAHSSLIRFRVPISDGPQLLALCQPYRDHEFGSIVLTDFELVFNNWYQNLAVTTLLARCSLESEVQIKSISYF comes from the coding sequence ATGATTCAAAGTATCTATGATGGAATGTGGGAAAGGTTCAAAGTAGCTTCTGAAAAGAACGAACACGAGCTTGATCTAAACCTGTTAGACCAAATGAATGATACGCGAAGAGGTGTGACCGCTTTGGCCTATCTGAATCAAGGATCTCAAGCTGTTCTGGACGAAATTCTGAGTTTCCAAAGAACAGTCCAACAAATAGAACCTGATCAATATTATCATCCACTCGATGAACTGCACCTTACCGTCTTATCTGTTATCTCTTGTGTTCCCGAATTCGAACTGAATCAAATCAACGTCAAGGCCTATGTCGAAATATTCTCAAAAGTTCTGCGCGATGCTGATCCAGTAGAGATCAATTATCGCGGTATTACGGCATCACCTAATTGCATTGTAATTCAAGGGTTTCCGGTTGCTGATACTCTGGAGGAAATCCGAGATGATCTTCGAGAACAACTTAGTCGTGCCGGTTTGAGAGTGAGTTTCGATAGTCGTTATAAACAGGTCACGGCGCATAGTTCGTTAATTCGTTTTCGAGTCCCGATTAGTGATGGACCGCAACTTCTCGCATTGTGTCAGCCATATCGTGACCACGAATTTGGTAGCATTGTCCTTACAGATTTCGAGTTGGTATTTAATAACTGGTATCAAAACCTCGCGGTAACAACGTTATTGGCTCGTTGTTCGTTGGAATCTGAAGTTCAAATAAAATCAATTTCTTATTTTTAA
- a CDS encoding DUF3465 domain-containing protein — MKTFLAILFAMFCLVSIHTQANDRQLKQAYENHQSDVQVHGSGTVYRILPDDNKGSRHQKFILRLDSKQTLLVAHNIDLAPRIPNLKRGDRVEFYGEYEWNDKGGVMHWTHRDPRNNHAHGWLKHQGEVYD, encoded by the coding sequence ATGAAGACGTTTTTAGCGATACTTTTCGCCATGTTTTGTTTGGTCTCAATTCATACGCAAGCGAATGATCGCCAACTAAAACAAGCTTATGAAAATCATCAAAGTGACGTTCAAGTTCATGGTTCAGGTACGGTTTATAGAATTCTGCCTGATGATAACAAAGGCTCTCGGCACCAAAAGTTCATTCTACGTCTCGACAGTAAGCAAACCTTGTTGGTAGCTCACAATATCGATTTGGCACCACGTATACCGAATCTAAAACGTGGGGACAGAGTCGAGTTTTATGGTGAGTATGAATGGAACGATAAAGGTGGAGTGATGCATTGGACTCACCGAGACCCACGTAACAATCATGCTCATGGTTGGTTAAAACACCAAGGCGAAGTGTACGACTAA
- a CDS encoding ClbS/DfsB family four-helix bundle protein, which produces MSSIPKNKDDLELAINSISPKLMSDYRQIPEDRSRQIGVEGNVKGTLISVCDTAAYLIGWGQLVLKWYALKSQGQHVDFPETNYKWNELGLLAESFHRKYQDWVYEDLLIELESTTDKVLLLISTLSDGELYGVEWYEQWTLGRMIQFNTSSPMKNMRTKVRRFSRECTKQIVQADS; this is translated from the coding sequence ATGTCTTCTATACCAAAAAATAAAGATGATTTAGAGCTGGCGATAAACTCAATTTCCCCCAAGCTCATGTCGGATTATCGTCAAATACCTGAAGACCGGTCTCGTCAAATCGGTGTTGAAGGGAATGTTAAGGGTACGCTAATCAGTGTCTGTGACACGGCAGCTTACTTGATTGGTTGGGGGCAACTTGTGCTCAAGTGGTATGCCCTGAAGTCACAAGGTCAACACGTAGACTTTCCCGAAACTAACTACAAATGGAACGAGTTAGGTTTGTTGGCTGAAAGCTTTCATCGCAAGTATCAAGATTGGGTCTACGAAGACTTGCTTATTGAGTTGGAATCCACGACAGACAAAGTTCTCTTGTTAATTTCAACCTTGAGTGATGGTGAGTTGTATGGTGTCGAATGGTATGAGCAGTGGACACTCGGTAGGATGATTCAATTTAACACATCTTCACCAATGAAAAACATGCGAACAAAGGTTCGGCGTTTCAGTCGAGAATGCACAAAACAAATTGTTCAAGCTGACAGTTAA
- a CDS encoding AAA family ATPase, with product MTKIYFVCGFIGSGKTTYSKKLAEEHGAFRFSIDEWMIPLYGEHMDREVFDSRLATLQQLFKESASQLFSLGVSVIFDFGFWTKADREAFADWALSIGVDSEVHYLDIPFDTCKQRAFSRNSELNGKSYEMTPEMMVLFWSWFEVPTSSESVVWVQ from the coding sequence ATGACAAAAATATACTTTGTATGTGGCTTTATTGGTTCAGGCAAAACTACGTATTCCAAGAAACTTGCCGAAGAACACGGCGCTTTTCGCTTTTCCATTGACGAGTGGATGATTCCTCTTTATGGAGAGCACATGGACCGTGAAGTGTTCGACAGTCGTTTGGCTACGCTGCAACAGTTATTCAAAGAGTCCGCATCACAACTGTTCTCACTCGGTGTCTCTGTGATCTTCGACTTTGGGTTTTGGACTAAAGCAGATAGAGAAGCTTTTGCCGATTGGGCATTAAGTATCGGTGTCGATAGTGAAGTTCATTATTTGGATATACCGTTTGATACTTGCAAGCAAAGGGCATTTTCTCGTAATTCAGAACTCAATGGTAAGTCCTATGAAATGACACCAGAAATGATGGTGTTATTTTGGTCTTGGTTTGAAGTCCCAACGTCGAGTGAAAGCGTGGTTTGGGTTCAGTAA
- a CDS encoding DUF3955 domain-containing protein: MNLLKKYWLTCFFCLSSIACLVSFNVIGSYVDENGLLIEPFALIPLSWFFQLLGLIAFSVKFFKTRNGS, from the coding sequence ATGAATTTACTTAAAAAGTACTGGCTCACTTGTTTTTTTTGCCTTTCAAGTATTGCATGTTTGGTTAGCTTTAACGTTATTGGTTCATATGTTGATGAAAATGGGTTGTTGATAGAGCCTTTTGCTTTAATCCCTTTGTCTTGGTTTTTTCAGCTATTAGGTCTAATTGCTTTTTCGGTCAAGTTTTTCAAGACACGTAATGGAAGCTAA
- a CDS encoding VOC family protein: protein MENLKVAEIKSFVPAKDFDLSKRFYQTLGFEIMSEFHDIVYFRHGDYAFLLQDFYEPAHCHNYMMHLLVEDVKSWYQHVQNSNLVAEFEVTVTEVVEQPWGMLEFCITDPSGVLWRVAENIRPR, encoded by the coding sequence ATGGAAAACCTGAAAGTCGCAGAAATAAAGTCGTTTGTCCCCGCGAAAGATTTCGATTTGTCTAAGCGTTTCTATCAAACTTTAGGCTTTGAAATCATGTCTGAATTCCATGATATCGTCTATTTTCGTCACGGCGATTATGCGTTCCTTTTACAAGATTTTTACGAACCTGCGCACTGTCACAATTACATGATGCACTTGCTGGTGGAAGACGTAAAAAGTTGGTATCAACACGTCCAAAACTCTAATCTAGTGGCGGAATTTGAAGTTACCGTTACCGAGGTTGTCGAACAGCCTTGGGGAATGCTTGAGTTTTGTATCACTGACCCAAGTGGCGTGCTATGGCGTGTTGCCGAGAACATAAGGCCGCGTTAA
- a CDS encoding GNAT family N-acetyltransferase: MKIKQISGMEVIPVRHQVLWPDKPASFCIVQGDELATHYGAFVGELLVCVASIYIQDNEARLRKFATLPDFQGQGIGSNVIDHAISNLKDLNIQYFWCDARTTALGFYQKFGMAVEGSEFEKSGVAYYKMSVHW; this comes from the coding sequence ATGAAGATTAAACAAATTTCAGGTATGGAAGTCATTCCAGTTAGACATCAGGTCTTATGGCCAGACAAGCCAGCATCGTTTTGTATTGTACAAGGTGATGAACTAGCAACGCATTATGGTGCGTTTGTTGGTGAATTGCTGGTTTGTGTCGCGTCTATCTATATTCAAGACAATGAAGCTAGGCTGAGAAAGTTTGCCACGCTGCCTGATTTCCAAGGGCAGGGAATCGGTTCAAACGTGATTGATCATGCAATCTCTAACCTCAAAGATTTAAACATCCAATATTTTTGGTGCGATGCGCGTACAACGGCTTTAGGTTTTTATCAAAAGTTTGGGATGGCTGTAGAAGGCTCTGAATTTGAAAAGTCGGGTGTTGCGTATTACAAAATGTCGGTTCATTGGTAG
- a CDS encoding DUF6404 family protein, with amino-acid sequence MQKMEFVRILLIENGVKPHLTNPYFYLWWTLLRIEAKPRIFESPFKLCFLQAIFGSVFWGGFMWLVFWQFEGFTIFQVYCSLFFGVSTGLCSALEVARTRRKYGFSTLEQWLEDNDLAEN; translated from the coding sequence GTGCAGAAAATGGAGTTTGTTCGAATCTTATTGATAGAAAACGGTGTGAAACCTCATTTAACGAATCCATACTTTTACTTGTGGTGGACGTTACTTCGTATTGAAGCGAAGCCTCGGATATTTGAAAGCCCGTTTAAGTTGTGTTTTCTTCAAGCTATATTTGGCTCTGTTTTTTGGGGTGGGTTTATGTGGTTGGTATTTTGGCAATTTGAAGGTTTCACAATATTCCAAGTGTATTGCTCTTTGTTCTTTGGTGTATCTACTGGGCTATGTTCTGCTCTTGAGGTGGCTAGAACACGACGGAAGTATGGATTCAGCACGCTAGAACAGTGGCTTGAAGATAATGATCTTGCAGAGAACTAA